In Gimesia benthica, a single window of DNA contains:
- a CDS encoding phage virion morphogenesis protein: MPETITTSELREFLNGVVQRLAEPQASDILSKWNDDLASALGEGFLDSQSSGGIAWAPPKHPRPPGHNPGTRPLIDTGKLMQSVISNSSGHIETVTQDSTLLGTSVFYAAFHQYGTGTIPARPFIGISEDLQDSAAEKLRDHIMTVIDAI, translated from the coding sequence ATGCCTGAAACAATTACAACCAGCGAACTCAGAGAATTCCTCAATGGAGTCGTCCAAAGACTAGCGGAACCTCAAGCTTCGGACATCCTGAGTAAGTGGAATGATGATCTTGCAAGTGCTCTGGGTGAGGGTTTCTTAGACAGTCAATCCTCTGGTGGAATTGCCTGGGCACCTCCTAAACATCCCAGACCTCCCGGGCATAACCCAGGCACGCGTCCTCTGATCGATACCGGGAAGCTGATGCAGAGCGTCATCTCAAACAGCTCAGGACATATTGAAACTGTGACACAGGATTCAACATTGTTAGGAACCAGTGTGTTTTACGCAGCCTTCCACCAATACGGAACTGGAACAATTCCTGCTCGTCCTTTTATTGGTATTTCTGAGGACTTACAGGATTCCGCGGCCGAAAAACTGCGAGACCACATAATGACTGTGATAGACGCTATTTAA
- a CDS encoding phage major capsid protein, with protein sequence MSDTLEEKVKSLSSNIESLTKSVDQLNAPDISGLRHDAQGRLTSYWEQEEENSTSSKNVKQQRIKSMRTFPSGYQPYSEFKSFGEFIRCGFKDRSELISKTKNSWGKCKAIQGMSEVVGADGGIAILPEFHQEILTHIYQNDIFSRTDHYQVAGNNMTFPTDPESSRSDGSRAGGLRAYWVGEGDPLTGAAPKLGETTLKLNKLAVLVYLTEELINDNGLALEAYVNKKVTEEMEFMLGESIFNGNGVGKPLGIMQSSARVTVPKESGQAANSIVAENILHMWSRMRASSRKNSAWFINQDTEPQLHQMSLGVSTAGGQLVYMPPSGLSEASYATLMGRPVIPTEFNETLGTEGDIMLASLDDYITISKGGIEQAESMHVEFLTDQLALRFIMRIDGKPWETQPLTPYKGTATQSSFVTLATRA encoded by the coding sequence ATGTCTGATACTCTTGAGGAAAAAGTAAAGTCCCTCTCTTCCAACATCGAAAGTCTCACCAAAAGTGTCGATCAGTTAAACGCCCCCGATATCAGTGGCCTTCGACATGATGCACAGGGCAGATTGACCAGCTATTGGGAACAGGAGGAAGAAAACTCCACCAGCTCGAAAAATGTAAAGCAACAACGTATCAAATCAATGCGTACTTTTCCCAGCGGATATCAACCTTATTCCGAATTTAAATCTTTCGGAGAATTTATTCGCTGCGGTTTCAAAGATCGAAGCGAGCTGATCTCAAAAACAAAGAACTCCTGGGGTAAGTGCAAAGCGATCCAGGGAATGTCGGAAGTTGTTGGAGCGGATGGTGGAATCGCAATCTTACCTGAATTTCATCAGGAGATTTTGACCCACATCTACCAGAACGACATTTTCAGTCGCACCGACCACTACCAGGTAGCCGGTAATAATATGACCTTTCCAACGGATCCAGAATCCAGTCGATCCGATGGTTCGCGCGCTGGTGGTCTGCGTGCCTACTGGGTTGGAGAGGGAGATCCCCTCACGGGTGCGGCTCCCAAGCTCGGTGAGACGACATTAAAACTCAATAAGCTGGCTGTTCTTGTTTATCTTACGGAAGAGCTTATCAACGATAACGGCCTGGCACTCGAAGCGTATGTCAATAAAAAAGTGACTGAAGAAATGGAATTCATGCTCGGGGAATCCATCTTCAACGGAAACGGAGTTGGAAAACCACTCGGAATCATGCAATCATCTGCCCGGGTGACGGTTCCCAAAGAGTCAGGACAGGCAGCGAACAGTATCGTCGCTGAGAACATCCTGCATATGTGGAGCAGAATGCGGGCTTCCTCTCGCAAAAATTCTGCCTGGTTCATCAATCAGGACACTGAACCGCAACTTCATCAAATGAGCCTGGGAGTTTCTACCGCTGGAGGCCAGTTAGTTTATATGCCGCCTTCCGGTCTGTCAGAGGCATCTTACGCGACCTTAATGGGACGGCCCGTGATTCCCACTGAGTTTAATGAGACGCTCGGTACCGAAGGAGACATCATGCTCGCCAGTCTTGATGATTACATCACCATCAGCAAAGGAGGCATCGAACAGGCAGAATCGATGCACGTCGAGTTCCTGACTGACCAGCTGGCACTGAGGTTTATTATGCGTATTGATGGCAAACCCTGGGAAACTCAGCCATTGACTCCCTACAAAGGGACCGCAACGCAGTCCAGCTTTGTCACTCTGGCTACGCGAGCTTAA
- a CDS encoding aminotransferase-like domain-containing protein — protein MSTRSNISFSKKRTWSHDLPISFLMQQGVENPGVLSLAAGLVDQSSLPIESTRQALESLFTTPKMGLEALQYGTTAGSVALRTLLLSHISNLEQKPADELGITLDNIIATTGSQQYLSLVGEILLDPGDICLVAAPTYFVFLGVLQGLGARIVSVETDEFGMRMDSLESTLDMLESQGDLAKVKMIYVVSDYENPSGLSLSIDRRQQIVDIARKWSKSQRIFILEDLAYRELCYDGPVTPSIRSFDPSGDNVILTQTFSKSFSPGLRVGFGVAPLEVCAAIRDKKGNDDFGSTNLSQHILTRVMSDHLYYDHVATLRNVYREKRDCMLEAADEYFSDIPGVHWVHPNGGLYVWMTLPESIETGFQSPLFERAVHTEKVMYVPGELFYAVDQGLPPDEQLAPQKITCG, from the coding sequence ATGTCCACGCGCAGTAATATCAGTTTCAGTAAAAAAAGAACCTGGAGCCACGATTTACCCATCAGTTTTCTCATGCAGCAGGGTGTAGAAAATCCGGGGGTTCTGTCTCTGGCAGCAGGCCTGGTCGACCAGAGTAGCCTCCCGATAGAATCCACCAGGCAGGCCCTGGAGAGCCTGTTCACCACCCCCAAAATGGGACTGGAAGCATTACAGTATGGAACGACGGCTGGATCAGTCGCTTTAAGAACATTGCTGCTGTCCCATATATCTAATCTGGAACAAAAACCAGCTGACGAGCTGGGAATCACTTTGGATAATATCATTGCCACCACAGGCTCACAGCAGTATCTGTCTCTGGTCGGTGAGATATTGCTCGATCCCGGTGACATCTGCCTGGTTGCAGCTCCTACCTATTTTGTCTTTCTGGGTGTACTCCAAGGACTGGGAGCGCGCATCGTATCTGTCGAAACAGATGAATTCGGTATGCGAATGGACTCACTCGAATCAACGCTCGACATGCTGGAGTCCCAGGGGGATCTGGCAAAAGTCAAGATGATCTACGTAGTAAGCGATTATGAAAATCCTTCCGGTCTCTCCCTGTCGATTGATCGGCGACAGCAGATTGTCGACATCGCACGCAAGTGGTCAAAGTCACAACGTATCTTCATCCTGGAAGACCTCGCCTATCGTGAACTCTGTTATGACGGCCCCGTAACACCGAGTATACGTAGCTTCGATCCTTCCGGCGATAATGTCATTCTCACACAAACTTTTTCCAAAAGTTTTTCCCCCGGTTTAAGAGTGGGCTTTGGGGTTGCCCCGCTTGAAGTTTGCGCTGCCATACGCGACAAGAAAGGAAATGATGACTTTGGATCTACGAATCTGAGTCAGCATATTTTAACTCGCGTGATGAGCGATCATTTATACTACGACCACGTTGCAACCCTCCGAAATGTGTATCGCGAAAAACGAGACTGCATGCTGGAAGCCGCCGATGAATATTTTTCAGATATTCCTGGTGTTCATTGGGTACATCCAAATGGGGGACTCTACGTCTGGATGACCCTGCCCGAGTCAATTGAAACCGGGTTCCAAAGTCCTCTCTTCGAACGCGCTGTACATACAGAGAAAGTAATGTATGTTCCCGGCGAATTATTTTATGCTGTTGACCAAGGTCTCCCGCCCGATGAACAGCTGGCCCCACAAAAAATCACATGCGGTTAA
- a CDS encoding sodium:solute symporter family transporter, translating to MIIAVYAILTIFLGWYFSRGQEDTSEYFVGSGQMNPFLIGVSLFATLLSTITYLSTPGEILGKGPVYLVKDLAMPFIFIIVGYVMLPVYMKSRVTSAYELLEEKLGLGIRMLGAVMFLGLRLIWMSLLVYLTAKAITTMLNVGEEWIPYIVLGTGLVAIIYTSLGGLRAVVITDLIQTILLFGGALLVIATITYHLGGFSWFPTQWDSNWDTQPFFSTDPATRVTYVGTFLSILIWYVATMCGDQVSVQRFMSTRDAVAARRSLAIQLTVSVVVSLTLAMVGFALLGYFNAFPSEIPAGMELKKDADKFFPHYIANHLPVGISGCVVSAMFAAAMSSIDSGVNSITAVVMTDFLDRFGFKPKTERGHVLSARLLALGIGVIVVLSSSLMGSIPGNITAVTNKTANLLTTPIFCLFFFALFIPFSKPAGVLVGAVLGTTTAVLIAFSGPIFIENYTSDMPDPISFQWIAPAAVSVNIASGCLVSYLIASAQQKKSGVKRDLTSD from the coding sequence ATGATCATAGCCGTTTACGCAATTCTCACGATATTTCTGGGCTGGTACTTCAGTCGAGGGCAGGAAGATACTTCTGAATATTTTGTGGGCAGCGGTCAGATGAATCCGTTTCTGATCGGTGTTTCTCTCTTTGCCACACTCCTGAGTACAATCACTTATCTCTCTACTCCAGGAGAAATTCTGGGAAAAGGGCCCGTCTATCTGGTCAAAGACCTGGCAATGCCTTTCATTTTCATCATTGTTGGTTATGTGATGTTGCCGGTATATATGAAAAGTCGGGTTACCAGTGCATACGAACTTCTGGAAGAAAAACTGGGGCTCGGTATTCGTATGCTGGGAGCAGTCATGTTCCTGGGCTTGCGATTAATCTGGATGTCGTTGCTGGTCTATTTGACAGCAAAAGCGATCACGACAATGTTGAATGTCGGAGAGGAGTGGATTCCCTATATCGTTCTGGGTACAGGGTTGGTGGCCATTATTTATACCTCCCTGGGGGGCTTACGTGCTGTGGTCATCACCGATTTAATCCAGACGATTCTATTGTTTGGTGGAGCCTTGCTGGTGATTGCCACCATTACTTACCACCTGGGGGGCTTCAGCTGGTTTCCTACGCAGTGGGACTCTAACTGGGATACACAGCCATTTTTCAGTACTGATCCGGCGACACGCGTGACATATGTCGGCACATTTTTGTCTATTCTGATCTGGTATGTCGCTACCATGTGTGGAGACCAGGTTTCCGTGCAGCGATTCATGTCGACCCGGGATGCAGTAGCAGCACGACGATCTCTGGCTATCCAACTGACCGTTTCAGTGGTTGTGTCATTGACGCTGGCGATGGTTGGTTTTGCGTTGCTGGGGTATTTCAATGCGTTTCCGAGTGAAATTCCTGCCGGTATGGAGCTCAAAAAAGACGCGGATAAATTTTTCCCGCATTACATTGCAAATCATCTTCCTGTTGGAATCTCAGGGTGTGTAGTTTCAGCGATGTTTGCAGCAGCCATGTCCAGCATCGATTCCGGCGTGAACTCCATCACAGCAGTCGTAATGACAGACTTTTTGGATCGATTTGGTTTCAAGCCTAAAACAGAACGGGGTCATGTTTTATCAGCACGTCTGCTGGCCTTGGGAATTGGAGTCATCGTGGTTCTGTCCAGTTCATTGATGGGAAGTATTCCAGGAAACATCACTGCTGTGACGAATAAAACCGCGAACTTATTGACCACCCCTATTTTCTGCCTCTTCTTTTTTGCTCTTTTTATCCCTTTTTCCAAGCCCGCCGGCGTACTGGTCGGGGCAGTATTGGGAACGACGACTGCCGTGTTGATTGCTTTTTCAGGACCTATTTTTATCGAAAATTACACCTCTGATATGCCTGATCCGATCAGTTTTCAATGGATTGCACCGGCCGCGGTTTCAGTAAATATCGCCAGCGGTTGCCTGGTCAGTTATCTCATCGCCAGTGCACAACAAAAGAAGTCGGGAGTAAAACGGGATCTGACTTCCGATTAA
- a CDS encoding phage portal protein has translation MWNPFKQLAARFKSNRFAVALRTALGTGQPGRWHSDHREESEQFTGWTFVAIRAICLQAMQASVAVYDDTVNNSNQKLFRRHLRMDAGYGLTRSLYAGEAGASIPLSNDHALCQILKHPNPTQSGAAFRYERVLQLQLTGTSIVWNVPNQFGKTVHRYVIPTAIASPVAPSTDMPEGGYRIQTPSSRYDLDYFSSYSSSHHLLQQVLGKVIPLSQLQITRWPHPLYQDDGQSPVSAGARWIDSANQIDAARWAQMNNGADPSIVVTCGKDMRPTREELEAAAAMFDQKYGGTENTGKAIFTTGEQVVSLTATPREMDYNASFVEFRDAILALHGVPGIAAGISDGGSYAAFYASLKQFISLTVQPILDLLAEDDTEHLAPQFGRNLTIEIEATQIDDPDLLEKRLATDIRAQIIKVDELRAIRGLPPLGPENGGDQIVSADRKQPVHSESQTEDHTTAPSLPPGKSLMDALHLRADPTLMNGAN, from the coding sequence ATGTGGAACCCCTTCAAACAGCTTGCCGCACGATTCAAATCAAACCGGTTCGCAGTCGCACTGCGAACCGCACTCGGGACTGGCCAACCAGGCAGATGGCACAGTGACCATCGAGAGGAGTCAGAACAGTTCACTGGTTGGACGTTTGTTGCAATTCGGGCAATTTGCCTGCAGGCTATGCAAGCTTCGGTGGCTGTCTACGATGACACTGTAAATAATTCCAATCAAAAATTGTTCCGACGCCACCTGAGAATGGACGCTGGATATGGACTTACACGAAGCTTGTATGCCGGTGAAGCCGGTGCGTCCATTCCTCTGTCGAACGATCATGCGCTTTGCCAGATTCTCAAACACCCCAATCCCACTCAATCGGGTGCAGCCTTCCGCTATGAGCGTGTCTTACAACTCCAACTGACTGGGACAAGTATCGTCTGGAATGTGCCCAATCAGTTTGGGAAGACTGTCCACCGTTATGTAATTCCCACCGCGATCGCGTCGCCAGTTGCCCCTTCAACAGATATGCCTGAAGGCGGCTATAGGATACAGACACCTTCGTCGCGCTATGATCTTGACTACTTTTCAAGTTACTCCAGTTCACACCATCTACTGCAGCAGGTATTGGGAAAAGTCATCCCACTCTCACAGCTACAGATCACGCGATGGCCCCATCCACTTTACCAGGACGACGGACAATCTCCTGTCAGCGCGGGTGCCCGCTGGATCGACTCAGCCAATCAGATCGATGCAGCTCGTTGGGCTCAGATGAATAATGGAGCCGATCCATCAATTGTCGTCACCTGCGGAAAGGATATGCGCCCAACCAGAGAAGAACTTGAAGCCGCAGCCGCGATGTTTGATCAAAAATATGGGGGTACTGAAAATACAGGCAAGGCGATCTTTACAACCGGTGAGCAAGTCGTCTCACTTACGGCCACTCCCCGGGAGATGGACTACAACGCTTCATTCGTCGAATTTAGAGATGCGATTCTGGCTTTACATGGGGTCCCTGGAATTGCTGCAGGAATCTCAGATGGTGGAAGTTATGCCGCTTTTTACGCCAGTTTAAAGCAGTTCATTTCTCTGACTGTTCAACCCATTCTGGATTTACTGGCAGAAGATGATACGGAGCATCTCGCCCCTCAGTTCGGGAGGAACCTGACCATTGAAATCGAAGCGACCCAAATTGATGATCCAGATCTGCTGGAAAAGCGTCTGGCGACAGATATTCGAGCCCAGATTATCAAAGTAGACGAATTGCGGGCGATTCGTGGGCTACCGCCTCTTGGTCCAGAAAATGGGGGGGACCAAATTGTCAGCGCCGACCGAAAGCAACCTGTTCACTCTGAATCACAAACAGAAGATCATACTACGGCCCCCAGTCTACCACCGGGAAAAAGCCTGATGGATGCGTTACACCTGCGTGCTGATCCCACATTGATGAATGGGGCAAATTAA